TCGTGACGGATACCGGCAATGCAACGATCCGCGGTGTGGAAACGGAATTCCAGTTTTTGCCGACCGACAATATTCGTCTCGGCCTGTTCTATACCTATCTCGACGCAACATTTGATAACTTGCTTGAAACGGAAGAGATTCTTGCCGATGGCACGCCGATTGTCGCCGACCTGAGCGGGAACAGGCTCAGCCGAACGCCGGAACATGCGCTTGCCTTCTCGGCGTCCTACGAAACCGACGATTATGCTTGGGGGTCCCTGTTGTTCGGCGTGGACGCCAATTACCAGAGCAAGATCTTCGACGACAATTCGAACAACAATATCGAAACGCGCGATCCGCGAACGCTGCTCAACGCCTTCATGACCTATCGTGCGAGCGACCGCCTTTCGCTTCAGTTCTGGGCCCACAATATTACCGATGAAGTATATCGCGTGCACCAGGCGGCAACGGCGGGCGGCCATTTTGTTCAGTACGGTCCGCCTCGCCAGATCGGTGTAACGGCGACCTTCGACTTCTGAGTTCCTCCAACGGGCGTGGCGGCCGGAGACGGCTGCCGCGCTCCCTTTTTTTGAAGTGTACGGCATGACAACATTCTCCGAAGATACGTGTAGGATCTTGGTCCCGTCCGGCGTGCTTGGCTCCGGCTGTCCGGAAGAAGCCTTTCAAAGAGGCTTATCACTCGGCCCGCATGCGATCGCGCTTGATGCCGGGTCGACGGATTCCGGACCGTACTATCTGGGCTCGGGCACATCAAAGATGACGGATGCGGCTATCCAGCGGGATCTTCTCCAGATGATTCCTGCTCAGCTAGAGCGCGGAATTCCCCTGATCATAGGCTCGTGCGGAACCTGTGGCAGCAATCAGGGCGTCGATAATGTCGCTACGATCTGCCGTAGTATTCTCAAGGAGCTTGGCTTGTCTGCGCGCATCGCGAAAATCTATTCCGAGCAGGAGCCGGCCGAGATCGAGACGTATCTAAAGCGAGGTGCGGTAGCGCCTCTTGCTCCGATGAAAGACCTTAGCGTCGAAACTATCCGGGCATGCAGGCGTATCGTTGCTCTCGCCGGGCACATCCCGTTCGTGAAGGCGCTTGAGGCCGGCGCGGACATCGTGCTGGCGGGGCGGGCAACCGACACGGCAGTGATCAGCGCCTTTGCGCTCATGCACGGGTTTCCTCCTGCTCCCGCCTGGCATGCAGCCAAGATTGCCGAGTGCGGAGGAATCTGCACCGAAGACGTTCAGCTGGGAGGGGTAATGATAGACATCGATGCGGGCGGGTTCACGGTCGAACCGCTGCATAAGGAAAATCGATGTACGCCCCGGTCTGTCTCTGCTCACATGCTGTATGAGAATTCCGACCCCTTCAAGCTGGTTGAACCGGGTATCGTTCTTCATGTTAACGAGGCTGTCTATACTGCGCTCGATGAACGGCGTGTCCGCGTAACGGGGGCAACGGCACAGGAGACTGCGCCGACCATAAAGCTGGAAGGCGCCCGGCATGCCGGATACCAGACAGTCAGCTTTGTCGGGATTGCCGATCCGGGATTGCTTGCAAACATCGATTCCTGGATCGAGGCGCTATCGATCCATGCACGGAAGCGGATAGCCGGTGTCCTGGGCTATACGGTTGGGGACTATGATATTGACTTCCGGCCCTATGGGGCAGGCGCGCTCAATCCGCTGCCGGCAGGCACCGTGCCTGCAGAGGTTGGACTGATGGTCGTGGTGACGGCGGAGACGCAGGAGAAAGCCAGCGAGATCCTGAAGCTCTGCAACCCGCTACTTCTGCACTTTCCATACAAGCGGAACGCACCCTTGCCGAGTTTTGCCTTTCCGTACTCGCCGGCAGAGATCGAACGCGGTCCGGTCTACGAATTCTGTCTGAACCATGTCGTGGAAGTCAATGAGCCCGGCGAACTGCACCGGATGGTCATCGAGGAGGCCGGCCAATGAGCATTTCCAGGCTTGGCGACCTTGACGTCTATATCCGGTCCAAGAATGCCGGACCGTTCTGGGTCACGATCGATATATTCTGCGGCTCCCGAGAAACCTACCATGAGATTGACGCGAGTGGTGTGATCAACGCTACCGGGATAGCTGATCTGTACGGAGCCAACTCCAATCTTGTGCGCATCTTTCATGTCGAAGATCTCAATGTCCTGAAGATCTCGTTCCCGCGACCCTATCCACAAGGACACGCCCGAGATCGCGACCAGCATTCCGGGCAATACTTCGTGCGATTGCTTGACCTCACCCTTCCCGGCAAACAAGCCTGACGGAGGACGAACCGTGGCATCTGTTCGCAAATTATCCATGGTCACAATGGTGTCCTTCGGTGTCGGGAACTCCGCCGAAGGTATAAAGAGCGCGGCGTTTGGGGCCTTCCTGCTCTTTTACTACCAACAGGTATTGAGTGTACCGGGTGTGCTCACCGGCGCCGCGCTGGCATTGTCTCTGTTTGCCGACGCCATTACAGACCCAATGGTAGGGCACCTGTCGGATGGCGCAAAATCACGATATGGGCGCAGGCATCCGTTCATCGCGCTGGCGGCGGTGCCGCTGGGTCTCTGTTTCTTCCTGTTGTTCAGTCCGCCTCAAGGGCTTTCCGAATTCGGTTATTTCATCTGGTTGGCCGTCTTCGCGATTTCGGCCAGGGTCGCGATGACTTTCTATGATATTCCGCATCTGGCACTCGGAGCGGAAATGGCGCCGGACTACCAGCAACGCACGACACTTTTTTCCATCAGCACATGGTTCCGGGTTGTCTCCGGCGCTGCCGTTACCTTCGTGGCTTACCGGTTCCTGTTCCCGACAACAGAGGCCTTTGATCCGGGCCTGCTCAATCCGACAGGGTATTTCTGGCTCGGGCTGATCTTCGGTTGCGTGATGGTTGCAGTTCTCGCCGTCTGCGTGCTGGGCACGAAAAGCGAGATCCCTTTTCTCCGGAAATCGGATGAAACAGAACGCAAGAATCTGTTCGGTGTGGTCAGGCAGATGCTGGGTACCTGGCAAAGTCCGTCATTCCGGTACGTTTTCGTCGGGCTCTTCCTCTACGTTCTCATCGTCAATATCGAGCAGAGTCTCGGTACCTATATGGCTGTGCATTTCTGGGGTCTGGCGACGGAGACAATGAGTGTACTGCCTCTGGCGAGTCTTGCCGGCGCGGTGGTCGCATTTCCAGCAGTAAACCTTCTGACCCGCGTGTTCGATAAGAGGATGGTTCTGGTTCTCGTGACCTGCATTGGTTTCCTAAACATCAATATCTTCGTAGCCGGGCGCCTCTTCTTGCCTGGATTGCTACCCGAGAATGGATCACCGGTCATCACATGGTTCGTTGTGACGAATTTCTTCATCACCGGTTTCATTAGCCTGTCTGTCATCACGACGATCAACTCGATGTATGCCGACATCGCTGACGAATACGAGCTCATTGCGGGCAAGCGCCGAGAGGGCATGCTCTACGCGACCCGCTCGTTCGCCAACAAAGCCGCAGCTGCCGTCGGTCTTTTCCTGGGGGGGGTACTACTGGATGCAATCCACTTTCCGGCAAAGGCGAGCGTCGGAAATGTTTCTGGGCATACGGTCTGGAGCCTTGGCTTCCTGTATGGCCCTGTCACGTCGCTCCTTATGCTTGTAACGATCTATCTGTATCATCGCTACGCCTTGGACCGCGCCGCCGTGAATAAGATCCAGGAGAGTCTGACCGCTCGCCGGCTAGGATAATTGCCTCTGAAGTTGGCTATTTCTTGTCGTCCGTCTACGCACTGTGACTGCGTTGAGTCGGTTCGCCCGAGATTTGGGTGCCAGGGCAGGACAAGAGTCTGCATCAAGCCTTTCGCGGGGATTGTCAAAGGAACTGGTCTTGAGGCGGCGCATCCAGGCGTTTAACCTCGGAAAATGACCAAATCGCCATTCCGCTAATTCAAAACGTCGCCCGAGATTATCCAGCTTGCGGTGATGCTATATGTGAGATTTCCGCTTTCGCTGCGCAATGTAGAAGACCTTCTTCACGAGCGTGGGATCGACATTTGCCACGAAACGGTCCGTCACTGGGTCGATCGCTTCGGCATTTACTTCGCGCACAAGATTCGCAAACGTCGATCGGGGGGCATGAAGCAAAGTCCGCAGTGGCAATAGCACCTGGACGAGGTCTTTGTGAAGATCCGTGGTCAGACTCATTACCTTTGGCGAGCGGTTGATCATGAGGGAGAGGTGCTGGAGTCGTTCGTCACGAAGACTCGTGACAAGGCTTCAGCATTGAAATTTATAAGAAAAACCATGAAGCGCTATGGTAATTCCAAGGTGGTCGTGACGGATAAATGCCCTTCATATCGGGCGGCCATGAAAGTGATCGGGAGCGAGAGGCGTCAGGAGACCGGCCGGCACCTGAACAATCGCGCCGAAAACTCACACTTGCCATTCCGACGAAGAGAACGCGCCATTTCCCGTTTCCGGCGCATGCGAAGTCTCCAGAAATTCATTTCGATCCATTCGTCTGTGTACAACCACTTCAATCATCAAAGGAGCATCGAGAGCAGGGCCAGGTTCGATTCGCTACGCGACGCCGCTCTTCTTGAATGGCGCGAGTTGGTTGCGGCCTGAGGCCTGCTCGTCCGCGAAAACGGAGACTGTTTCGAGTTCGTCTGACACCACCCTCCAGCCCTCTCAATAAATAAATCGACTAGACAGTCGAAAAATTGTTTATTATTCGACTAAAAAGTAAAATAAACTCGGAAGGACCGTAGACTTCGCTTCCGATGGAATGAAGATCTGTCGCAATGACAATTCTGGGTTGTCGAAGAAAAGTTCAGGGAGAACGAAATTGTTGAACAATGTTGTCGTTGCCGGAGTTGGCATGATCCCATTTGCGAAGCCGGGGGGGAGCGAGCCGTATTATGTCATGGCATCGAAGGCCATCAGGCGGGCGCTTGAGAATGCCGGGATCGGGCTTGAAAAGGTCCAACAGGCCTATGCTGGCTATGTTTATGGCGACTCCACTGCCGGGCAGCGAGGACTGTACGAAGTTGGCATGACGGGCATCCCGCTGGTCAACGTGAACAATAACTGCTCGACCGGATCAAGCGCCCTCTTCCTAGCGCGTCAGGCTGTAGAGTCCGGAGCTGTCGACTGTGCGATTGCCTTCGGCTTCGAGGAAATGGAGCGCGGTGCGCTGGGAACATATTTCCGCCACCTCGAGAGCCCGATGAGCAAGTTCGAGGAGGTTACTTCGGAGCTTACGACCGAAGACCTTCCGTCGGCCCTTCGCATGTTTGGCGGGGCAGGCGAGGCGCATATGCGCGAGTTCGGTACGAAGATGGAAACCTTCGCAAAGATCCGTGCCAAAGCCAGCCGTCACGCTACGAACAACCCGCTCGCGATTTTCCGCGATGAAGTCACAGAGGAGGATGTCATGAACTCTCCGCTCATGTGGCCGGGTGTCATGACGCGGCTGATGGCCTGCCCACCGACCTGCGGAGCGGCTGCGGCTATCGTTACCTCCGAAACTTTCGCTAAAAAGCATGGGCTGGACACCTCCGTGCGCATCCGCGCGCAGGCCATGACGACCGATGTGCCGGCGGCATTTGACGCACGCGACATGCGTGAGGTCGTCGGCTTCAGTATGGCGAAGAATGCAGCAAATCAGGTGTACGAGGCCGCTGGTATCGGTCCGAAGGATATCAGGGTCGCCGAGCTGCATGACTGCTTCGCGCACAATGAACTCGTGACCTATGAAGCGATCGGCCTGTGCCCGGTTGGTGGTGCAGAGAAGTTCGTCGAGGACGGAGACAACACTTATGGCGGGCAGGTCGTGACCAATCCGTCGGGCGGTCTGCTCTCCAAAGGCCATCCCTTGGGTGCAACAGGGTTGGCACAATGCACTGAGCTTGTTGAGCAACTACGCGGGAAGTCTGAGAAGCGCCAGGTGGAAGGCGCCAAACTGGCCCTTCAGCACAATCTCGGTCTCGGTGGCGCGTGCGTCGTGACGCTGTACGAGAAAGTCTGAACATGCTCGATAAAAGTCTGATCGGGCACGAATTCGAACCGGTTACCGTCGAGGTCGAAAAGGGCCAGCTGAAATTCTTCGCCAAGGCGACCGGCGAG
This is a stretch of genomic DNA from Hyphomonas adhaerens MHS-3. It encodes these proteins:
- a CDS encoding acyclic terpene utilization AtuA family protein — its product is MTDAAIQRDLLQMIPAQLERGIPLIIGSCGTCGSNQGVDNVATICRSILKELGLSARIAKIYSEQEPAEIETYLKRGAVAPLAPMKDLSVETIRACRRIVALAGHIPFVKALEAGADIVLAGRATDTAVISAFALMHGFPPAPAWHAAKIAECGGICTEDVQLGGVMIDIDAGGFTVEPLHKENRCTPRSVSAHMLYENSDPFKLVEPGIVLHVNEAVYTALDERRVRVTGATAQETAPTIKLEGARHAGYQTVSFVGIADPGLLANIDSWIEALSIHARKRIAGVLGYTVGDYDIDFRPYGAGALNPLPAGTVPAEVGLMVVVTAETQEKASEILKLCNPLLLHFPYKRNAPLPSFAFPYSPAEIERGPVYEFCLNHVVEVNEPGELHRMVIEEAGQ
- a CDS encoding DUF4387 domain-containing protein; the protein is MSISRLGDLDVYIRSKNAGPFWVTIDIFCGSRETYHEIDASGVINATGIADLYGANSNLVRIFHVEDLNVLKISFPRPYPQGHARDRDQHSGQYFVRLLDLTLPGKQA
- a CDS encoding MFS transporter translates to MASVRKLSMVTMVSFGVGNSAEGIKSAAFGAFLLFYYQQVLSVPGVLTGAALALSLFADAITDPMVGHLSDGAKSRYGRRHPFIALAAVPLGLCFFLLFSPPQGLSEFGYFIWLAVFAISARVAMTFYDIPHLALGAEMAPDYQQRTTLFSISTWFRVVSGAAVTFVAYRFLFPTTEAFDPGLLNPTGYFWLGLIFGCVMVAVLAVCVLGTKSEIPFLRKSDETERKNLFGVVRQMLGTWQSPSFRYVFVGLFLYVLIVNIEQSLGTYMAVHFWGLATETMSVLPLASLAGAVVAFPAVNLLTRVFDKRMVLVLVTCIGFLNINIFVAGRLFLPGLLPENGSPVITWFVVTNFFITGFISLSVITTINSMYADIADEYELIAGKRREGMLYATRSFANKAAAAVGLFLGGVLLDAIHFPAKASVGNVSGHTVWSLGFLYGPVTSLLMLVTIYLYHRYALDRAAVNKIQESLTARRLG
- a CDS encoding lipid-transfer protein; amino-acid sequence: MIPFAKPGGSEPYYVMASKAIRRALENAGIGLEKVQQAYAGYVYGDSTAGQRGLYEVGMTGIPLVNVNNNCSTGSSALFLARQAVESGAVDCAIAFGFEEMERGALGTYFRHLESPMSKFEEVTSELTTEDLPSALRMFGGAGEAHMREFGTKMETFAKIRAKASRHATNNPLAIFRDEVTEEDVMNSPLMWPGVMTRLMACPPTCGAAAAIVTSETFAKKHGLDTSVRIRAQAMTTDVPAAFDARDMREVVGFSMAKNAANQVYEAAGIGPKDIRVAELHDCFAHNELVTYEAIGLCPVGGAEKFVEDGDNTYGGQVVTNPSGGLLSKGHPLGATGLAQCTELVEQLRGKSEKRQVEGAKLALQHNLGLGGACVVTLYEKV